One segment of Allorhodopirellula heiligendammensis DNA contains the following:
- a CDS encoding tetratricopeptide repeat protein, producing the protein MPKQEEVEALVASAYQLNEQGKDQDALDVIERALSLQPDDEDLLELKSVFLWNVTAYRSPQTCLDFGNDCLAREVGSELYFRVWRARVLDIMGCRYDDGTPEVTDVDKCLTGIADLQRALELEPNLFSKAEEWGWVPLSWEEDFGGLRLLPEFPSKLIR; encoded by the coding sequence ATGCCCAAACAAGAAGAAGTCGAGGCACTGGTCGCATCTGCATACCAGCTCAACGAACAGGGTAAAGATCAGGATGCGCTTGATGTCATCGAGCGAGCATTGTCATTGCAACCTGACGACGAAGACCTGCTTGAACTCAAGTCGGTTTTTCTTTGGAATGTCACGGCCTATCGTTCTCCACAAACCTGCCTGGATTTTGGTAACGATTGTCTCGCCCGTGAGGTTGGCAGCGAGCTGTATTTTCGCGTTTGGAGAGCTCGAGTGCTCGACATCATGGGATGCCGCTATGACGACGGGACTCCCGAGGTAACGGACGTAGATAAATGCTTAACCGGGATCGCAGACCTGCAACGAGCTCTTGAGCTCGAGCCGAACCTCTTTTCTAAAGCCGAAGAATGGGGTTGGGTTCCTCTCAGTTGGGAGGAGGACTTTGGTGGACTACGACTACTCCCAGAATTTCCATCGAAATTGATACGTTGA
- a CDS encoding DNA-3-methyladenine glycosylase family protein has product MVNVSQECRNESAIKHLRRADPIMKAMIAEVGPCTLRPQRDRFRMLTGSIISQQISTGAARAIKKKLDELVGPKGLTPANLSRYSPDELRAAGVSPQKAKYLLDLAAKVHETEVNLQHMGRYSDDKIIEQLTTVKGIGKWTAQMFLIFSLGRPDVFPHDDLGVRSAIRNRYGLDELPDVATSTAIASKWRPYASIASWYCWQSLDIGKVRVVNAKD; this is encoded by the coding sequence ATGGTCAACGTATCTCAGGAATGCCGCAACGAAAGTGCGATCAAGCATCTACGCCGTGCCGACCCGATCATGAAAGCGATGATTGCGGAAGTTGGTCCCTGTACGCTACGTCCTCAGCGGGATCGTTTTAGGATGTTGACTGGTTCGATCATTTCCCAACAAATATCCACCGGTGCCGCTCGGGCGATCAAAAAGAAGCTCGATGAGCTTGTTGGTCCCAAGGGTCTCACTCCGGCGAATCTGTCTCGGTATTCACCAGATGAGCTTCGTGCTGCAGGTGTTTCGCCGCAGAAGGCGAAGTATCTGCTTGATCTCGCTGCCAAGGTCCACGAGACGGAGGTCAACCTTCAGCACATGGGTCGATATTCGGACGACAAAATCATCGAACAACTGACCACTGTGAAAGGAATCGGGAAATGGACAGCACAAATGTTTTTGATCTTTTCTCTGGGGCGTCCCGACGTGTTCCCGCATGACGATCTCGGAGTACGTTCAGCGATTCGCAACCGATACGGCCTCGACGAACTACCCGATGTCGCGACGAGCACTGCCATCGCATCGAAGTGGCGTCCCTACGCATCGATTGCCAGTTGGTATTGCTGGCAATCCTTGGATATTGGCAAAGTCCGCGTGGTCAATGCAAAGGATTAA
- a CDS encoding helix-turn-helix domain-containing protein, giving the protein MFVAALPRVQCHDCGAVRQIQIDSADARRSYTKGWGKHALQLTRRMTIKDVADLLGVTWDVIKVIKKTDLQRRFANPSMKDVQRIAIDEICIGNKSAMLNLPAA; this is encoded by the coding sequence GTGTTCGTTGCCGCCTTGCCTCGCGTGCAGTGCCATGATTGCGGGGCCGTTCGCCAAATCCAAATTGACTCTGCCGACGCCCGCCGAAGCTACACCAAGGGCTGGGGAAAACACGCTTTGCAGCTAACTCGACGCATGACGATAAAGGACGTTGCTGATCTGCTTGGCGTTACCTGGGATGTGATCAAAGTAATCAAAAAGACGGACCTCCAGCGGCGATTCGCCAATCCTTCCATGAAAGACGTACAGCGAATCGCCATCGATGAGATCTGCATTGGCAACAAATCAGCGATGTTGAACTTACCGGCGGCGTAG
- a CDS encoding AAA family ATPase gives MAYLGWLFVGLLLGFGLAFFFRTKSFASVNSFADDGQDGSPQLVAPLLKSHFKPTTASEITITERRFPFRMRADLQRTIDKVFGDEITIKHFFGVRSEYSHCAPTLTDCILESVNNPTYSIPPEYEELDLGDEHPLRVLKNGLWLLEVDGVSFAVMLSPCGQYGQVTGMQFQIGVPLSSEGSQIAQRFFKQLEDAVARGESYRGKILSLEQAEHSYSGESNGITVHKLREVRREDVILPADTLILLERNVVHFARNRNRLSRLGMSKKKGILFYGPPGTGKTHTIHHLAGSLDGHTTILISAEQVGLLGEYMTLARLLQPSMVVMEDVDLIARERTSMESVCEEVLLNKLLNEMDGLKEDAEIFFILTTNRSEALEAALASRPGRVDQAIEFPLPDAEGRRKLVALYAPKAMLDEGLIDEIVHRTDGVSAAFIKEFMRRATQFSVERDENSRLTDADMDLALDEMLFKGGSLNRKILGAGQD, from the coding sequence ATGGCATATCTGGGGTGGCTGTTCGTGGGGCTATTGCTCGGCTTTGGTCTGGCTTTCTTCTTTCGCACGAAATCGTTCGCTTCGGTGAACTCGTTTGCTGATGACGGTCAGGATGGATCACCGCAGTTGGTTGCTCCACTGTTGAAATCGCACTTCAAGCCGACAACAGCATCCGAAATCACAATCACTGAACGACGATTCCCTTTTCGGATGCGTGCTGATCTGCAGCGAACCATCGATAAGGTCTTCGGTGACGAAATCACGATCAAGCATTTCTTCGGTGTCCGAAGTGAATACTCGCACTGTGCCCCGACACTGACCGACTGCATTCTCGAAAGCGTAAATAACCCGACGTACTCGATTCCACCTGAGTACGAAGAACTCGATCTCGGTGACGAACATCCGCTTCGAGTCCTCAAGAATGGCCTATGGTTGCTCGAAGTGGATGGTGTTAGCTTCGCCGTCATGTTGAGTCCCTGCGGACAATATGGGCAAGTAACTGGGATGCAGTTTCAGATTGGCGTCCCGCTTTCTTCTGAAGGCAGCCAGATAGCACAGCGATTCTTTAAGCAACTCGAAGATGCGGTCGCACGAGGCGAATCATACCGTGGAAAGATCTTATCGCTCGAACAGGCGGAACATTCTTATTCTGGCGAGTCAAACGGAATCACCGTACACAAGCTTCGTGAAGTTCGGCGGGAAGATGTGATCCTGCCCGCCGACACGCTAATACTTCTCGAACGAAATGTAGTTCACTTCGCTCGCAACCGTAATCGGCTCTCACGACTTGGAATGTCCAAAAAGAAGGGCATCTTGTTCTACGGGCCTCCCGGAACCGGGAAGACTCACACGATCCATCATCTAGCCGGATCACTCGATGGACATACCACGATCTTAATTTCGGCGGAACAAGTTGGACTGCTGGGCGAATACATGACCCTTGCTCGTCTCTTGCAGCCGAGTATGGTTGTCATGGAAGACGTTGACTTGATCGCTCGCGAACGAACAAGCATGGAAAGCGTCTGCGAGGAAGTTCTTCTGAACAAACTGCTAAACGAAATGGATGGTTTGAAGGAAGATGCAGAGATCTTCTTTATCCTTACAACGAATCGCTCTGAAGCACTTGAGGCTGCGTTGGCGTCTCGCCCCGGACGAGTCGATCAAGCGATCGAGTTTCCACTTCCCGACGCTGAGGGTCGGCGCAAGCTGGTTGCCCTTTATGCTCCGAAAGCGATGTTGGACGAAGGATTGATTGATGAGATCGTTCACCGTACTGATGGCGTGAGTGCGGCGTTTATCAAGGAGTTTATGCGTCGGGCAACCCAATTCAGTGTTGAACGGGACGAGAACTCTCGATTGACCGATGCTGACATGGATTTAGCATTGGACGAAATGCTGTTCAAAGGCGGATCGCTCAACCGAAAAATTCTTGGTGCTGGTCAAGATTGA
- a CDS encoding helix-turn-helix domain-containing protein: MSVSDLARRSGVSRATVIRILGGEDYEFSFANLQAILLALGNRPPNQKSRTR; encoded by the coding sequence ATCTCGGTTTCGGATCTTGCTCGCCGCAGCGGGGTTTCGCGGGCCACGGTCATTCGAATTCTCGGCGGTGAGGACTACGAATTCTCGTTCGCAAACCTGCAGGCCATTCTGCTCGCCTTGGGTAACCGCCCGCCGAATCAGAAATCGCGGACGCGTTGA
- a CDS encoding DUF6653 family protein, producing the protein MNKLGRATERAMGMSDTAWERHANPWSGWTRVAILPMLAIAIWSRVWIGWWSLVLTVMLIAWIWINPRIFPRPKSIDNWMSQGVLGERIWLANEPGTVADHHIRITRVLTAVAGVGALVFISGLIWLNLAATLFGLAVTMLGKLWFIDRMVWIYREQTHVARIQE; encoded by the coding sequence ATGAACAAACTTGGCCGAGCCACCGAACGCGCGATGGGAATGAGCGATACTGCGTGGGAACGGCACGCAAATCCATGGAGCGGTTGGACTCGCGTCGCGATCCTGCCGATGCTGGCCATCGCGATCTGGAGTCGCGTTTGGATCGGATGGTGGTCGCTCGTTCTAACCGTGATGTTGATCGCGTGGATCTGGATCAACCCGCGAATCTTCCCGCGTCCCAAGTCTATCGACAATTGGATGTCGCAGGGAGTTCTCGGTGAACGGATTTGGCTCGCCAACGAACCCGGCACCGTCGCCGATCATCACATCCGCATCACAAGAGTCCTGACCGCTGTTGCTGGCGTCGGAGCCCTCGTTTTCATCAGCGGCCTGATCTGGCTCAATCTTGCCGCCACTTTGTTTGGACTGGCCGTCACGATGCTTGGCAAGCTTTGGTTCATCGACCGCATGGTGTGGATCTACCGCGAGCAGACCCACGTCGCCCGCATCCAAGAATGA
- a CDS encoding RNA ligase (ATP) — translation MRKLATIRSVTETRPIDGADMIELAIVDGWKCVTKKGEYAAGDAVIYCEIDSFLPARDEFEFLRKSSLKTMDDREGFRLRTVKLRGQISQGLLIDPAILKRPFAVGEDVTVELGIVKYEAPIPACLGGDVIGGFPAFIEKTDEERIQNLASDFESYRDRTFYVSEKIDGTSFTAFMKDGEFGVCGRNWQLAEDATNSHWRVVRALNLQARLAGLGRSIAVQGELVGPGIQKNRYGLKEPTVFVFNVYDIDASAYVEKSEMEAICGQLGLLIVPPLGEMTIQESLDAMLELAEGKSVLNPKTQREGLVWVSGSGDDRVSFKTISNKFLVKYGG, via the coding sequence ATGAGAAAACTGGCAACCATCCGAAGCGTGACCGAAACGAGACCGATCGATGGCGCGGACATGATTGAGCTGGCCATTGTTGATGGCTGGAAATGCGTCACGAAGAAAGGCGAATACGCCGCGGGAGATGCGGTGATCTACTGCGAGATCGATTCGTTCTTGCCTGCCCGTGATGAATTTGAATTCCTGCGGAAGTCTTCGCTGAAGACGATGGATGACCGTGAGGGCTTTCGGCTGCGTACGGTGAAGCTGCGTGGACAGATCTCGCAGGGGCTGTTGATTGATCCAGCGATCCTGAAGCGTCCGTTTGCGGTGGGCGAGGATGTGACGGTGGAATTAGGCATCGTGAAGTACGAAGCTCCGATCCCTGCGTGCTTGGGTGGCGATGTGATTGGCGGCTTCCCGGCGTTCATTGAGAAGACGGATGAGGAACGGATTCAAAACCTCGCCAGTGATTTTGAATCCTATCGCGATCGAACGTTCTACGTTTCGGAAAAAATCGACGGGACTTCGTTCACAGCGTTCATGAAAGACGGTGAGTTCGGCGTTTGCGGTCGCAACTGGCAATTGGCCGAAGATGCAACCAATAGCCACTGGCGTGTCGTTCGCGCACTGAACTTGCAGGCACGGTTGGCAGGACTCGGGCGATCGATTGCTGTTCAGGGGGAGTTAGTTGGACCGGGAATCCAGAAAAACCGATATGGATTGAAAGAGCCGACCGTATTCGTGTTCAATGTCTACGACATCGACGCCTCGGCGTACGTCGAGAAGTCGGAGATGGAAGCGATTTGTGGGCAGCTCGGACTGCTGATCGTTCCTCCGCTCGGTGAGATGACGATTCAGGAGTCGTTGGATGCGATGCTGGAGTTGGCAGAAGGCAAAAGCGTGCTGAATCCAAAAACGCAGCGCGAAGGGCTGGTCTGGGTGAGCGGATCCGGCGACGATCGGGTCTCATTCAAAACGATTTCCAACAAGTTTCTCGTCAAGTACGGTGGATGA
- a CDS encoding ADP-ribosylglycohydrolase family protein, giving the protein MNSEAIFGCILGTAVGDALGLPYEGVSPQRAPRLLGPPDRYRFLLGRGMISDDTEHTCMVAQSLIDARGDVDVFTKRFASRLRWWILALPAGVGKATARAGIRLWLGVKPQNAGVFSAGNGPSMRAAIFGAAIDDVKLMLEMVRASSRLTHSDPKAECGAIAVALAAKHSRDHETVDANLWLDHVVNAVGDDGVELTDLLRKAVLSTRAGESTPDFTQALGLAKGVTGYTYHTVPVAIHAWLSHPKDFRQSVTTIIRCGGDADTTAAIVGGIVGAGVGCGGVPEEWIDGLWEWPRSVTWMRSLGESLADSIDEKPITVTKAPSINPLGVLVRNLLFLLVVLFHGFRRLAPPY; this is encoded by the coding sequence TTGAACAGCGAAGCTATTTTCGGATGCATCCTGGGAACCGCAGTGGGCGACGCGTTGGGGCTGCCCTACGAAGGTGTCTCACCGCAAAGAGCACCGCGATTGCTTGGACCTCCCGATCGCTATCGATTCCTGTTGGGTCGCGGCATGATTTCCGACGACACCGAGCACACTTGTATGGTGGCTCAGTCGCTGATTGATGCTCGCGGCGACGTCGACGTCTTCACCAAGCGTTTCGCAAGTCGGTTACGGTGGTGGATCTTGGCGCTGCCGGCGGGCGTTGGCAAAGCGACCGCTCGTGCGGGGATCAGATTGTGGTTAGGCGTGAAGCCACAAAACGCCGGCGTCTTCTCTGCGGGCAATGGGCCGTCGATGCGAGCAGCGATTTTCGGAGCGGCGATTGACGATGTGAAGCTGATGCTTGAAATGGTGCGAGCATCCTCACGGCTGACGCACAGCGATCCGAAAGCAGAATGCGGAGCGATCGCCGTGGCGTTGGCAGCGAAGCACTCACGGGATCACGAAACCGTCGATGCGAACCTGTGGCTCGATCACGTTGTCAATGCAGTCGGCGACGACGGAGTTGAATTAACCGATCTGCTTCGCAAAGCGGTCCTGAGCACCCGAGCAGGGGAATCCACACCCGATTTTACGCAAGCGTTGGGACTGGCCAAAGGTGTCACCGGATACACCTATCACACCGTTCCAGTCGCGATCCATGCTTGGCTCTCACACCCGAAGGACTTTCGCCAATCCGTTACCACGATCATCCGCTGCGGTGGCGATGCCGATACGACCGCCGCGATCGTCGGTGGCATTGTTGGCGCCGGCGTCGGTTGTGGGGGTGTTCCCGAAGAGTGGATTGATGGCCTATGGGAATGGCCACGTAGCGTGACATGGATGCGTTCGCTCGGCGAATCGTTGGCCGACTCAATCGATGAGAAACCGATCACCGTCACGAAAGCCCCCTCCATCAACCCTCTCGGCGTCCTCGTTCGCAATCTGCTGTTCCTTCTCGTCGTCCTCTTTCATGGCTTCCGCCGGCTTGCCCCGCCATACTGA
- a CDS encoding M28 family metallopeptidase translates to MPTESKTVDRDEIEANLRLHVDRLAGLIGPRTLKKPKTIQATIGYIEGQWTEMGYTNERECYDAFGDEATNLIVERPGTKRSDEIVLLGSHYDTVNSTPGADDNASAVAVMLEVSRLLRQHTGRRTARYVAFACEEPPYFNVDAMGSQHHARESRRRGDNIIGMLCLEMVGYYCLTKGSQAIPPAIPNWLHRFFPQRGNFLAAVGNMPSWKLNWQFRRGFKRGTRRMPLFSICLPEKINEIRLSDNSSFWDQGYPALMLTDTSYLRNPNYHQSTDTPDTLDYPRMTEVTLGVASAMRRLLGVTAMPVSSWECVGNNRER, encoded by the coding sequence ATGCCCACTGAATCAAAAACCGTCGACCGTGACGAAATCGAAGCGAACCTTCGCCTGCATGTCGATCGACTTGCGGGGCTGATCGGCCCACGCACTTTGAAGAAGCCCAAGACGATTCAGGCGACCATTGGCTACATTGAAGGTCAGTGGACCGAGATGGGGTATACGAATGAACGTGAGTGCTACGATGCATTCGGTGACGAAGCCACCAACCTGATCGTCGAGCGCCCCGGAACCAAGCGGTCCGACGAGATCGTATTGCTGGGATCTCACTACGACACCGTCAATTCAACGCCCGGCGCCGACGACAACGCTTCGGCAGTGGCGGTCATGTTAGAAGTCAGCCGTCTCCTGCGCCAACACACAGGTCGACGAACCGCACGCTATGTCGCGTTCGCCTGCGAAGAGCCTCCGTACTTCAACGTCGACGCGATGGGCAGTCAACACCATGCCCGCGAGTCACGCCGCCGCGGCGATAACATCATCGGAATGCTGTGCCTAGAAATGGTCGGCTACTACTGCCTAACAAAAGGCTCGCAAGCCATTCCGCCTGCGATCCCGAATTGGTTGCACCGTTTCTTCCCCCAACGCGGCAACTTCCTCGCGGCAGTTGGCAACATGCCGTCATGGAAGCTGAATTGGCAATTTCGCCGCGGTTTCAAACGAGGAACACGACGGATGCCGCTGTTCTCGATCTGCCTACCCGAAAAGATCAACGAGATTCGGCTGAGCGACAACAGTTCGTTCTGGGACCAAGGCTACCCCGCATTGATGCTGACCGACACCAGCTACCTGCGAAACCCCAACTACCACCAATCAACCGACACTCCAGACACGCTCGACTACCCACGCATGACCGAAGTCACCCTCGGAGTTGCCTCGGCCATGCGACGGTTGCTTGGTGTCACAGCGATGCCAGTGTCTTCATGGGAGTGCGTCGGCAATAACCGAGAAAGGTGA
- a CDS encoding transposase: MPRQARGEVLDPSQVQVVHCIQRCVRRAFLCGDDPLTGNSYEHRRAWIRDRLEFLASVFAIDCLTFSVMHNHIHLVLRSRADVVAAWSDEEVARRWLRLFPRRRNEDGSPAVPSKPELDMILNQPEVLAERRRRLSDISWWMRCTAENIARRSNAEDEVRGHFWEGRYHAQILLDESSLLVCAAYVDLNPIRAALAETPETSDYTGAKDRIDDLSEREDRSRPSTHDWERSRRQRRSGWMSPIQIDEQIDEVGPAVESSGRRASSKGFLSISMTRYLELLDWTGRQLRSDKVGSIPEHLHPILQRIGLDTHGWCDVVRKFGRIFKRAAGTPESLAGEARRRGQGWLCARDNPLGLSSV, encoded by the coding sequence ATGCCTCGTCAAGCTCGTGGTGAAGTTCTTGATCCTTCTCAAGTGCAGGTGGTGCATTGCATCCAGAGATGCGTCCGTCGGGCGTTTCTCTGTGGAGACGATCCGCTGACTGGGAACTCGTACGAGCACCGACGTGCTTGGATTCGCGATCGGCTGGAGTTCTTGGCTTCGGTCTTCGCCATCGATTGCTTGACTTTTTCGGTGATGCATAACCACATTCACCTTGTCCTACGCAGTCGGGCTGACGTTGTGGCAGCGTGGTCCGATGAGGAGGTGGCCCGGCGCTGGCTGAGGTTATTTCCCCGGCGGCGAAATGAGGATGGTTCCCCCGCAGTGCCCAGCAAACCAGAGCTGGATATGATTCTCAACCAGCCGGAAGTACTCGCCGAACGACGCCGCCGGTTGTCAGATATCAGTTGGTGGATGCGGTGTACTGCCGAGAATATTGCTCGACGCAGCAATGCCGAGGACGAGGTTCGCGGCCACTTTTGGGAAGGTCGTTATCACGCTCAAATTTTGCTCGATGAATCCAGTTTGCTCGTCTGTGCGGCGTATGTGGACCTCAATCCAATCCGCGCTGCATTGGCGGAAACGCCGGAGACCAGCGACTACACCGGAGCGAAGGATCGAATCGACGATCTCAGCGAGCGAGAGGATCGCAGTCGACCGAGTACTCACGATTGGGAGCGGAGTCGTCGCCAACGGCGTAGCGGCTGGATGAGTCCGATCCAGATTGACGAACAGATCGATGAAGTCGGTCCCGCAGTCGAATCGTCTGGGCGTCGGGCCAGCAGCAAAGGCTTCCTGTCGATATCGATGACGCGGTATCTGGAATTGCTCGATTGGACGGGGCGCCAGTTGCGTAGCGATAAGGTCGGCAGTATTCCCGAGCATTTGCACCCGATCCTGCAGCGGATTGGTTTGGACACGCACGGTTGGTGCGATGTGGTGCGTAAGTTTGGGCGCATCTTCAAGCGAGCGGCGGGTACTCCCGAGAGTCTTGCCGGCGAAGCGCGCCGTCGCGGTCAGGGCTGGCTCTGTGCTCGAGACAACCCACTAGGCCTCTCGTCGGTCTGA
- a CDS encoding alpha/beta hydrolase, which yields MAAPRNLNWLVGFAILVAVVGCSPNPSSERRPATPEIELPPEFASTRASVERSDPQASITSPMSLPPATAERTVFAQVAPVETDSTIAADSIAVPNFQADPSARRLPVIPEGSDVNDNGYYSVDVLYATDRAQNPLSLDAYQLAGQRQLVGTLGLGGAVSSVLCLIAWLLRRSATAKLTGGLAAVLSLIAGATFFAGAATIEKHGVTYTDDRGTLVRGVCQVTIPKSHTRGSVERPSILKFEVAENQAQHIVLTSVTELPADAFGNRLNDELAWAEQPDVLVFIHGFNVDFESAVLRTAQISVDLPFQGVPICYSWPSQGTLLGYPVDENNVAWTVGHLKEFLTDLADHSGAKSIHVVAHSMGNRAMTSAMQQIAFQRPAQEPIFDRVVLAAPDVDADLFRKDLAGSLTEVANQVTLYASSNDQALIASKQVHGYPRAGESGERVVVVPGVETIDVSGIDLSLLGHSYYGDSEPILKDLYDVLLSRLPAPERSSLITLGQAPRHWWQLPIQPKIATGTRR from the coding sequence ATGGCCGCCCCTCGAAATCTCAACTGGCTTGTCGGGTTCGCAATCTTAGTCGCGGTCGTTGGCTGTTCGCCCAACCCGTCGAGCGAACGGCGACCTGCGACGCCCGAAATTGAGCTGCCTCCCGAATTCGCATCCACCCGTGCATCGGTTGAGAGGTCTGATCCGCAGGCAAGTATCACCAGCCCCATGTCGCTGCCTCCGGCCACCGCCGAGAGAACAGTGTTTGCCCAGGTTGCGCCTGTGGAGACTGACAGCACCATTGCGGCAGACAGCATTGCCGTCCCCAATTTCCAGGCAGACCCATCCGCTCGGCGTTTGCCGGTCATCCCGGAGGGAAGCGACGTTAATGACAACGGTTATTATAGTGTCGACGTGCTGTATGCAACGGATCGAGCACAGAACCCACTTTCATTGGACGCATATCAACTCGCCGGCCAACGTCAGCTTGTTGGGACGCTCGGGCTCGGGGGCGCTGTTTCGAGTGTGCTGTGCTTGATTGCGTGGCTCCTCCGTCGCAGTGCCACCGCTAAACTAACTGGCGGATTGGCGGCGGTGCTGTCCTTGATCGCTGGCGCCACCTTCTTTGCGGGCGCCGCAACCATCGAAAAGCACGGTGTCACCTACACGGACGATCGGGGCACTCTGGTTCGGGGCGTCTGCCAGGTAACGATTCCAAAGTCACATACGCGTGGCAGCGTTGAGCGACCCAGCATTTTAAAGTTCGAAGTTGCCGAGAATCAAGCCCAGCACATTGTGCTAACGAGCGTCACGGAGCTTCCTGCGGACGCCTTTGGAAATCGACTCAACGACGAGCTGGCATGGGCAGAGCAACCCGATGTGCTGGTGTTTATCCACGGTTTTAATGTTGATTTTGAATCTGCAGTCCTGCGCACGGCTCAGATCTCCGTCGATCTTCCCTTTCAAGGGGTGCCGATTTGCTACTCATGGCCCAGTCAGGGCACGCTGCTCGGATACCCTGTCGACGAAAATAACGTCGCTTGGACAGTTGGACATCTGAAAGAGTTTTTGACCGATCTTGCGGACCATAGTGGTGCGAAATCGATTCATGTTGTCGCCCACAGCATGGGCAATCGAGCCATGACGTCAGCAATGCAACAAATTGCATTCCAGCGTCCCGCGCAGGAACCGATCTTTGACCGGGTGGTACTGGCAGCACCGGACGTCGACGCCGATCTCTTTCGTAAGGACCTTGCCGGATCATTAACCGAAGTTGCCAACCAGGTGACGCTGTACGCCTCCTCAAACGATCAGGCGTTGATCGCCTCGAAACAGGTACACGGGTATCCCCGGGCCGGCGAGTCTGGAGAACGAGTTGTTGTGGTGCCAGGCGTGGAAACGATCGACGTTTCTGGGATTGATCTAAGTTTGCTCGGCCACAGCTATTACGGCGACAGCGAGCCCATCTTAAAAGATCTCTATGATGTGCTGCTCTCCCGGTTGCCCGCCCCCGAACGCAGCTCACTGATCACCCTCGGCCAAGCGCCGCGACACTGGTGGCAGCTCCCAATCCAACCCAAAATTGCCACAGGAACACGGCGATAA